A single window of Nicotiana tomentosiformis chromosome 1, ASM39032v3, whole genome shotgun sequence DNA harbors:
- the LOC104113747 gene encoding cationic peroxidase 2-like, with the protein MSYSSPSKLLTMITVLVMLAMSMTMVQGQGTRVGFYSSTCPRVESIVQSTVKSHFQSDQTLAAGLLRLHFHDCFVQGCDGSILIDGSNTEKNAVANGGLRGFEVIDDAKKQIEAVCPGVVSCADILALAARDAVVLSNGGSWAVPTGRRDGRVSSASDVNNFPSPSDSIDVQKQKFADKGLTTQDLVTLVGGHTIGTTACFFFSDRLYNFNGTGRPDPSIDPTFLPQLKSLCPNRVGGLNRVALDNGSEKSFDNSWFSNLRSGRGILKSDQLLWTDNSTNTFVQRFLGVRGLLGLTFSVEFGKSMVKMSNIGVKTGSDGEIRKICSAFK; encoded by the exons ATGAGTTATAGTTCCCCAAGCAAATTACTAACCATGATTACGGTTCTTGTCATGCTAGCCATGTCTATGACTATGGTACAAGGCCAAGGTACCCGTGTTGGATTTTATTCCAGTACGTGTCCTAGAGTCGAATCCATCGTTCAATCAACGGTGAAGTCTCATTTTCAGTCTGATCAAACGTTGGCAGCAGGACTGCTGAGATTGCACTTCCACGATTGTTTTGTACAAGGTTGTGATGGTTCTATCCTCATTGATGGTTCAAACACTGAGAAAAATGCCGTCGCGAATGGCGGCTTGAGAGGATTCGAGGTTATTGATGATGCTAAAAAGCAGATTGAAGCTGTTTGTCCTGGAGTTGTCTCCTGTGCTGACATTCTTGCTCTTGCTGCCCGTGATGCTGTTGTCTTG AGCAACGGAGGAAGCTGGGCTGTACCAACGGGACGTAGAGATGGGCGAGTATCATCAGCATCTGATGTTAATAACTTTCCAAGTCCTTCTGATTCCATTGATGTTCAAAAGCAAAAGTTTGCTGATAAGGGTCTCACCACTCAAGATCTTGTCACCCTTGTTG GGGGCCACACTATTGGAACAACAGCTTGCTTTTTCTTCAGCGACAGGCTATATAACTTCAACGGCACTGGTCGTCCTGACCCATCCATAGACCCAACCTTCCTTCCTCAACTTAAATCATTGTGCCCTAATCGTGTCGGTGGCTTGAACCGAGTGGCACTAGACAATGGCAGTGAGAAGAGTTTTGACAACTCATGGTTCTCCAACCTGAGGAGTGGTCGTGGGATTCTGAAATCAGACCAGCTGCTATGGACCGATAATTCCACCAACACTTTTGTCCAAAGGTTCTTGGGTGTCAGGGGATTGCTTGGGTTGACATTCAGCGTGGAGTTTGGTAAATCCATGGTTAAAATGAGTAATATTGGTGTTAAGACTGGTTCTGATGGTGAAATTCGTAAAATTTGCTCTGCCTTTAAGTGA
- the LOC104106427 gene encoding uncharacterized protein, with amino-acid sequence MASMAVSQSIFSTLTSQRGFENASLPLPSSMLKHSLVVNSLSTHFNKTRNTRFITNCTSPENDTPIELRYPAFPTVMDINQIREILPHRFPFLLVDRVIEYNPGVSAVAIKNVTINDNFFPGHFPERPIMPGVLMVEAMAQVGGLVMLQPEVGGSRENFFFAGIDKVRFRKPVIAGDTLVMRMTLIKLQKRFGIAKMEGKAYVGGDVVCEGEFLMATGSE; translated from the exons ATGGCTTCTATGGCTGTATCACAATCTATCTTCTCCACTCTCACTTCTCAAAGAGGCTTTGAGAATGCGTCTTTACCTTTGCCCAGTTCAATGCTCAAACACTCTCTTGTTGTCAATTCACTGTCCACCCATTTCAACAAGACCCGCAATACTAGGTTTATCACCAACTGTACTTCTCCAGAAAATGATACCCCAATTGAATTGA GGTATCCAGCATTTCCTACTGTGATGGATATCAATCAGATTCGCGAGATTTTGCCCCATCG TTTTCCGTTTCTTTTAGTGGATAGAGTGATTGAATACAATCCAGGAGTGTCAGCTGTGGCAATAAAGAATGTGACGATCAATGATAACTTCTTTCCTGGGCATTTCCCTGAGAGGCCAATCATGCCTGGTGTCCTCATGGTTGAG GCAATGGCCCAAGTTGGTGGCCTGGTCATGCTACAACCTGAAGTGGGAGGCTCCAGAGAGAACTTCTTCTTTGCTGGAATAGACAAAGTAAGATTCAGGAAACCAGTGATCGCTGGAGATACTTTAGTAATGAGAATGACACTGATCAAGCTGCAGAAACGGTTTGGAATAGCAAAGATGGAAGGAAAGGCATACGTAGGTGGGGATGTGGTCTGCGAGGGTGAGTTCTTGATGGCTACAGGCAGTGAGTAA